TCAGATGGTCGGCCCATATTCTGACGTAAGGCTCATTCAAGATGCTTTCATGATCTGCGCCGGGAACCTGATGAACCCTCAGTCCGCCGTCAATCATCTGTCTCAGGCCTTCTCCGAATGACAACTGATCAGAATGACAGAGTATGATTTTTCCTTGGTACCATTTGGGAGTGTGTCTTTGTATGGCGTTTCTGTAAATAGCCATAAGATAGAACCCCCTGAGTGCCATAGGCAGTGGTTGTCCCAGTTGGCAATAAACATTGCAGATCGCCATCTTGATTCTTTGCTTGCCTGTGTGTGCAACGGCACCTCCGATCGAAGCGAATGCGGCCGGCAGTTTCCGGAACACATAGGCCATCTTGTAGCCAAACTGCAGAGGGGCAAGCTTTCTGATGTGATGAACTATCCGCGAGCAGAATAAGCGAGTCTTTGGCAAACGAGTTTTTGGCAATGAAATATGAGGTGCAGCTGTAACAGGAAAGCAGTTCCGCGGCGGGTCAAGGAGGAACAACAGGGGAACCTCTTCTCCCTCCTCTCGTAATTTCTGGGCCATCTCGAGGGCTATCATCCCGCCAAAACAATAGCCACCGAGTAAATAGGGACCCCTCGGCCGAACAGTCCGTATTTCCTTTAAATAGTGAGCAGCAATTTCCCTGACGGTAGTAAGCTGTATCCTTCCGTCCAGACCCTGGTGAAGAAGTCCATATAAGGGTTGATCAGCATCCAAATAGCGCGGCAGCAGGCTGTCGCTAACTTGGCCATGCACCCAGAAGAAAGGCGGCCTGCATCCAGCAGGCTCAATAGGTGTTAACGACGAAAATTCCGCTGACCAGCCTTCCCTTGTCAGCATTTCGGCTAATTGCGCAATTGAAGGGAACTGAAATATGGCCATAACAGGGAAGGTGTTTGTCGTCATCTTCCTTATTTCAGACGCTAATCGCACCGCAAGCAGGGAATGCCCTCCCAATTCAAAAAAATTGTCCGTTATTCCCACCGGCTGAACCCCGAGTATTCTTTCCCAGGCTTTGGTCAACTGAAATTCCAGGGTGTTTCGGGGAGTCACGAAGGGTTTTAGCTGCACAGGCATCGAGAGGTTCGCTATCGATAGTGCCCTTCTGTCCACCTTGCCGCTAGGAGTCAGAGGTATGGAGTCCACCATGACAAATGCAGAAGGTACCATATAGCTCGGAAGCTGCTCCCTCAGAAAACTTTTCAGTTCATCTGCCGTGACGACTGACTTCCTGTTGGGTGCTACATAAACCACCAATGCATTCCCGCCCGAGCCATTTTCGCGAGCCATGACGACCGCGTCTTTTACGCCTGCGTGGCCACGGAGCGTGGCCTCAATTTCCCCAGGCTCGATGCGGAAGCCGCGAATCTTCGCCTGTTGGTCGGTCCTCCCAAGGAATTCGATGTTGCCGTCCGCCAGATACCGCGCAAGGTCGCCTGTCTTGTAAAGCCTTGCCCCCGGTTCTCCGCTGAAGGGGTCTGGCACAAATTTCTCCATCGTTAGGTCATGTCGGTTCAAATACCCTCTCGCAAGACCAACTCCCCCTACGTGCAGTTCCCCCTGTACCCCAACGGGAACGGGATTGAGATAGCGATCCAGTATGTATATCCGCGTATTGGCTATCGGTCGCCCTATGGGAGGGAGCGCCGGCCAACTCTCCGGTA
Above is a genomic segment from Thermodesulfovibrionales bacterium containing:
- a CDS encoding amino acid adenylation domain-containing protein, translating into VVFEDQQLTYRELNSKANQLAHYLRKCGVGPEVLVGICVERSLEMIIGILGILKAGGAYVPLDPTYPKERLKFMLEDAGCPVVLTQERLKFMLPEHIVKTVCLDRALGLIKGEGAMNPACAVRPDNLAYVIYTSGSTGRPKGVMMEHRVLCNLIAWQLKNSILEDGKTLQFASLNFDVSFQEIFSTWFSGGELVLIQEDLRRDFFELLTFMNRRKIERIFLPFVALQLLSEVAISSLESLPPLKEIVTAGEQLQATKNLTRFMERLGDCALYNQYGPSESHVVTAFALQGVPESWPALPPIGRPIANTRIYILDRYLNPVPVGVQGELHVGGVGLARGYLNRHDLTMEKFVPDPFSGEPGARLYKTGDLARYLADGNIEFLGRTDQQAKIRGFRIEPGEIEATLRGHAGVKDAVVMARENGSGGNALVVYVAPNRKSVVTADELKSFLREQLPSYMVPSAFVMVDSIPLTPSGKVDRRALSIANLSMPVQLKPFVTPRNTLEFQLTKAWERILGVQPVGITDNFFELGGHSLLAVRLASEIRKMTTNTFPVMAIFQFPSIAQLAEMLTREGWSAEFSSLTPIEPAGCRPPFFWVHGQVSDSLLPRYLDADQPLYGLLHQGLDGRIQLTTVREIAAHYLKEIRTVRPRGPYLLGGYCFGGMIALEMAQKLREEGEEVPLLFLLDPPRNCFPVTAAPHISLPKTRLPKTRLFCSRIVHHIRKLAPLQFGYKMAYVFRKLPAAFASIGGAVAHTGKQRIKMAICNVYCQLGQPLPMALRGFYLMAIYRNAIQRHTPKWYQGKIILCHSDQLSFGEGLRQMIDGGLRVHQVPGADHESILNEPYVRIWADHLNRYLSEIPVRKEKSKYCER